One Rhodoferax ferrireducens T118 DNA segment encodes these proteins:
- a CDS encoding EAL domain-containing protein yields MNFHLLHLRSLKTRVTLFTLTIFMVSMWTLAFNTNRMLHADMERVLGERQFATVSMKAEEVNEELERRMQALENVAHRVSPALLANPAALQALLEEHVILQSLFNGGTYVTRTDGTAIASLPVSANRISINYLDRDYLAAALKEGRTIVGRPVLGKSINAPILGIGLPIRDTKGLVIGALAGVINLGQPNFLDKIAASHYGKTGGYLLIAPQHNLFITATDKSRIMQPLPAPGLNPMQDRYMQGFNGFGTAVNSHGIEMLSAAQRVPVAGWVAIALLPTAEAFAPINVMHQRMLLTTLFLTLLAGALTWWVLRRELLPLFKAARSLATQAETDQLPQPLPLTRQDETDQLISGFNRLLQTLTRREESLKESEEQHRRLIDNSHDVIYTLTKAGVFTFMSSAWTALLGHPLNQVVGQTVFTFVHPEDVAVCTAFMQGVMATGQSLEGIELRLRHLDGGWRWFHTNAVPLKNETGKVIGLQGSAMDVTVRKLAEEDTRIAATAFESQQGMIITNAEKVILRVNKAFTEITGYTMEEALGQTPRLLKSDRHDAGFYGAMWASVARSGSWQGEIWRQRKSGEQYPEWLSINAVKDAAGLVTHYVGVFSDITERKISEEKIDRLAFYDALTGLPNRRLMIDRLQQALAATARHHCKGALLLVDLDNFKTLNDTLGHDQGDLLLQHAARRLSACLRESDTVARVGGDEFIVLMEDMSQSDQEVATQAKALGEKIIDTLGQPYQFGSSSHYSTASIGITLFDGAQQESTEEPMKQVELAMYQAKAAGRNTLRFFDPQMQAVVTARAVLENGLREALEQNQFLLHYQAQMVGGRQITGVEALVRWRDPRRGMVSPVEFIPLAEETGLILSLGQWVLETACTQLARWATRAEMEHLTVAVNVSANQFQQGDFVEQVLAVLERTGANPNRLKLELTESMLISNVEGVIAKMSALKGRGVCFSLDDFGTGYSSLSYLKRLPLDQLKIDQGFVRDILIDSNDAAIAKMVIALAESLGLSVIAEGVETEAQRDFLAGLGCHAYQGYLFCKPLPLEEFEAFLQRA; encoded by the coding sequence ATGAACTTCCACCTCCTTCATCTGCGCTCGCTCAAAACCAGAGTAACGCTCTTTACGTTGACCATTTTCATGGTCAGCATGTGGACGCTGGCCTTTAACACCAACCGAATGTTGCACGCGGATATGGAGCGCGTGCTGGGCGAACGGCAATTCGCCACGGTTTCCATGAAGGCCGAAGAGGTCAATGAGGAACTGGAGCGCCGCATGCAGGCGCTGGAGAATGTTGCCCACCGAGTGAGCCCGGCCCTGTTGGCCAATCCGGCGGCCTTACAGGCACTCCTGGAAGAGCATGTGATTCTGCAGAGCCTGTTCAACGGTGGCACCTATGTCACCCGCACGGATGGCACCGCGATTGCCAGTCTTCCGGTTTCAGCGAACCGAATCAGCATCAACTACCTTGACCGGGATTACCTGGCCGCAGCCCTCAAGGAAGGGAGAACGATAGTTGGTCGACCAGTCTTAGGCAAGTCCATAAATGCGCCGATTCTCGGCATCGGGCTCCCGATTCGCGATACGAAGGGACTGGTAATTGGCGCCCTGGCCGGTGTGATCAACCTGGGCCAGCCCAATTTCCTGGACAAGATTGCAGCCAGCCACTACGGCAAGACCGGCGGCTACCTGCTGATTGCACCGCAGCACAATCTGTTTATCACCGCCACCGACAAGAGCCGCATCATGCAGCCGCTCCCGGCCCCGGGCCTCAATCCGATGCAGGACCGGTACATGCAAGGCTTCAACGGATTTGGGACCGCCGTGAACTCGCATGGCATAGAAATGTTATCAGCGGCGCAGCGGGTTCCGGTCGCTGGCTGGGTCGCTATCGCCTTGCTGCCCACAGCAGAGGCTTTTGCCCCGATCAACGTCATGCATCAGAGGATGCTGCTGACGACCCTCTTTCTTACCCTGCTGGCAGGTGCTCTAACCTGGTGGGTGTTGCGGCGCGAACTGTTGCCGCTGTTCAAGGCGGCACGCAGCTTGGCCACCCAGGCAGAAACAGACCAGCTCCCGCAGCCCTTGCCACTCACCAGACAGGACGAAACCGATCAACTGATCAGTGGCTTCAATCGGCTACTGCAGACCTTGACGAGACGGGAAGAGTCCCTGAAGGAGAGCGAAGAGCAGCACCGACGGCTGATTGATAACAGCCACGATGTGATCTACACGCTAACTAAAGCGGGGGTATTTACCTTCATGTCGTCGGCCTGGACCGCGCTGCTGGGGCATCCGCTCAACCAGGTCGTCGGGCAGACAGTCTTTACTTTTGTTCATCCGGAAGATGTTGCCGTGTGCACGGCGTTTATGCAAGGCGTAATGGCGACAGGGCAATCGCTAGAGGGCATCGAATTGCGTCTTCGCCACCTCGACGGAGGCTGGCGTTGGTTCCACACCAATGCAGTTCCGTTAAAGAACGAAACCGGGAAAGTCATTGGTTTACAGGGAAGCGCGATGGACGTCACCGTGCGCAAACTGGCAGAGGAAGATACCCGCATCGCTGCTACCGCCTTCGAGTCACAGCAAGGCATGATCATTACCAATGCCGAGAAAGTGATCCTGCGCGTCAACAAGGCTTTCACCGAGATTACCGGCTACACGATGGAAGAAGCTTTGGGCCAGACGCCAAGACTGCTCAAATCAGATCGCCATGACGCAGGCTTTTATGGCGCCATGTGGGCGAGCGTCGCGCGTAGCGGGTCATGGCAAGGCGAAATATGGAGACAACGCAAGAGTGGCGAGCAGTATCCAGAATGGCTCAGCATCAACGCGGTGAAAGACGCTGCAGGGCTGGTCACTCACTACGTTGGCGTCTTCAGCGATATCACTGAACGCAAAATATCCGAAGAAAAAATCGATCGACTGGCCTTCTACGACGCCTTGACCGGCTTGCCCAATCGCCGACTCATGATCGATCGGCTGCAGCAGGCCTTGGCCGCCACCGCCCGCCACCACTGCAAGGGCGCGCTGCTGCTCGTTGATCTGGATAACTTCAAAACCCTCAATGACACCCTGGGCCATGACCAGGGCGATCTGCTACTGCAGCACGCCGCCAGGCGTCTGTCTGCATGCCTGCGCGAGAGCGACACCGTGGCCCGCGTAGGCGGTGATGAATTCATCGTGTTGATGGAAGACATGAGCCAGAGTGACCAAGAAGTTGCCACCCAGGCCAAGGCCCTGGGCGAAAAAATCATCGACACGCTCGGCCAGCCCTACCAGTTCGGCAGTTCCTCGCATTACAGCACCGCCAGCATCGGCATTACCCTGTTTGACGGCGCTCAGCAGGAAAGCACCGAAGAACCCATGAAGCAGGTTGAACTGGCCATGTACCAGGCCAAGGCTGCAGGTCGAAACACCCTGCGTTTCTTTGATCCACAGATGCAGGCTGTGGTCACCGCTCGTGCTGTGTTGGAGAACGGCTTGCGAGAAGCGCTGGAGCAAAACCAGTTCCTTCTTCACTACCAGGCCCAGATGGTCGGCGGGCGCCAGATCACAGGGGTTGAAGCACTGGTGCGCTGGCGGGACCCGCGGCGCGGCATGGTGTCGCCGGTCGAGTTCATTCCATTGGCAGAAGAAACCGGGCTGATCCTGTCGCTCGGTCAATGGGTATTAGAAACTGCCTGCACCCAGTTGGCACGATGGGCGACCCGGGCCGAGATGGAGCATCTGACAGTGGCGGTGAATGTTAGCGCGAACCAATTTCAACAGGGCGACTTCGTCGAGCAGGTGCTGGCAGTGCTGGAGCGCACCGGCGCCAACCCGAATCGGCTCAAGCTGGAGCTGACCGAGAGCATGCTGATATCGAATGTTGAGGGTGTCATCGCCAAGATGAGTGCACTCAAAGGAAGAGGAGTGTGTTTCTCACTCGATGATTTTGGCACCGGCTATTCGTCGCTGTCGTACCTCAAGCGCTTGCCACTGGATCAACTGAAGATCGATCAAGGCTTCGTGCGCGACATCCTGATAGATTCCAACGACGCTGCCATTGCCAAGATGGTGATCGCCCTGGCCGAGAGTTTGGGACTGTCGGTCATCGCTGAAGGGGTCGAAACCGAGGCGCAGCGCGACTTTCTGGCTGGTCTGGGCTGCCATGCTTATCAAGGTTATCTGTTTTGCAAGCCTTTGCCGCTGGAGGAGTTCGAGGCGTTTTTGCAACGGGCTTGA
- a CDS encoding MFS transporter, producing MSRRSVRRLFAHRQFMRFWFARLAGVSANQMLMVGVAWHMYDITSSAWDLGLVGLFQFVPALVLMLPAGHTADRFHRGRIFAACMGIQAVVALVLIFATQFHFASRELILGISVLLGVARAFQMPAQQALTPQLVPQDMLQSAVALSSSGMQVAIIGGPALGGMLYTTGATTVYVTCALLLLVSAMLALLVRYQHQQAHLAATWQTVLAGFTFVWHRKVLLGATSLDLFAVLLGGATALLPIYARDILHTGPIGLGVLRSAPAVGALMMSLAIMRWPLTRHVGRRLLAAVAIFGVATIVFGLSSHFGLSLVALAIAGAADSISVVTRSTLVQLETPNEMRGRVSAVNSMFIGASNQLGEFESGATAALFGAVGSVVIGGVGTVLIAAGWFRLFPALARRDRMGPTVAA from the coding sequence ATGTCCAGAAGAAGCGTCCGCAGGTTATTTGCCCACCGTCAATTCATGCGCTTTTGGTTCGCCAGACTTGCCGGCGTGAGCGCCAATCAAATGCTCATGGTGGGGGTGGCCTGGCACATGTATGACATCACCTCCAGTGCCTGGGATCTCGGTTTGGTGGGATTGTTTCAGTTTGTACCCGCCCTTGTTCTGATGCTGCCTGCAGGGCACACTGCCGACCGATTTCATCGAGGTCGCATCTTTGCGGCCTGCATGGGCATTCAGGCGGTGGTGGCGTTGGTGCTGATCTTCGCCACCCAGTTCCACTTTGCCTCACGCGAGTTGATTCTTGGCATTTCGGTGTTGTTGGGGGTGGCTCGTGCCTTCCAGATGCCAGCACAACAGGCATTGACCCCTCAGCTTGTGCCGCAGGACATGCTGCAAAGTGCGGTAGCTTTGAGCTCCAGCGGCATGCAAGTGGCCATCATTGGTGGACCAGCACTTGGCGGCATGCTGTACACGACAGGGGCCACAACCGTCTATGTCACTTGCGCTCTCCTGCTCCTGGTGTCTGCCATGCTGGCCTTGCTGGTGCGCTACCAGCACCAGCAAGCCCATCTGGCCGCCACCTGGCAGACTGTTCTCGCTGGATTCACCTTTGTCTGGCACCGCAAGGTCTTGCTGGGCGCAACTTCCCTGGACTTGTTTGCGGTGCTGCTCGGTGGTGCCACGGCCTTGCTGCCGATTTATGCACGGGACATCCTGCATACCGGGCCAATCGGGCTAGGGGTACTGCGATCTGCTCCTGCGGTGGGTGCACTGATGATGTCGCTGGCGATCATGCGCTGGCCGCTGACCAGACACGTGGGTCGCCGGCTGTTGGCGGCCGTTGCCATTTTTGGCGTGGCCACCATTGTCTTTGGTCTTTCCAGCCATTTTGGGCTGTCGCTGGTGGCACTGGCGATTGCCGGGGCCGCCGACAGCATCAGCGTGGTGACGCGATCAACCCTGGTTCAGTTGGAAACACCCAACGAGATGCGGGGCCGGGTGTCGGCGGTCAACTCGATGTTCATTGGTGCCTCCAACCAGTTGGGGGAATTCGAGTCGGGAGCCACTGCAGCCCTGTTTGGCGCGGTGGGCTCTGTGGTCATTGGAGGCGTCGGTACGGTATTGATCGCTGCGGGATGGTTCAGGCTGTTTCCGGCGCTGGCAAGGCGGGACCGGATGGGGCCGACGGTTGCGGCATAA
- a CDS encoding aldehyde dehydrogenase family protein has product MAIQKHDNLINGQWVVGAHYAPNINPSNIADVIGDYTQADAAQLDAAVKAAQAALPAWSTGNIQARADALDKIGTEILARREELGTLLAREEGKTLPEGIGEVSRAGNIFKFFAGECLRLSGEIVPSVRSGVSVEITREPVGVIGLITPWNFPIAIPAWKTAPALAYGNCVVLKPADLVPGCAWALAEIISRSGIPAGVFNLVMGRGSVIGDPLVNHPGINAISFTGSQGVGNRIAQQCAANLKKVQLEMGGKNPQVILDDADLAQAVELSVQSAFFSTGQRCTAASRLIVTDGIYPKFLGAMKQRMAGLKIGDALGAGIDIGPVSSRAQLEQDLSYVEIGKAEGGLLVAGGERLKLSAEGFYLAPALLTDTTAAMRINREEVFGPVASIIRVKGYEEALREANNTPYGLSSGIATTSLKYASHFKRHSQAGMVMVNLPTAGVDYHVPFGGRKGSSYGSREQGRYAQEFFTTVRTTYISC; this is encoded by the coding sequence ATGGCAATTCAAAAACACGACAACCTGATCAACGGCCAATGGGTCGTGGGTGCCCACTACGCCCCCAACATCAATCCGTCCAATATTGCCGACGTCATCGGTGACTACACCCAGGCCGATGCAGCGCAACTCGATGCAGCGGTCAAGGCAGCCCAAGCCGCCCTCCCCGCCTGGTCCACCGGCAACATCCAGGCCAGAGCCGATGCGCTGGACAAGATCGGCACCGAGATCCTGGCCCGGCGTGAAGAACTCGGCACCCTGCTGGCCCGTGAAGAAGGCAAGACCTTGCCCGAAGGTATTGGCGAGGTCAGCCGTGCCGGCAATATCTTCAAGTTCTTCGCCGGTGAATGCCTGCGCCTGAGCGGTGAAATCGTGCCCTCGGTACGCTCCGGCGTCAGCGTCGAGATCACCCGCGAACCGGTGGGCGTGATCGGCCTGATCACCCCCTGGAACTTCCCTATCGCCATTCCGGCCTGGAAGACCGCCCCGGCGCTGGCCTATGGCAACTGCGTGGTGCTCAAACCGGCGGACCTGGTGCCCGGCTGTGCCTGGGCCCTGGCCGAGATCATCAGCCGCAGCGGCATCCCGGCGGGCGTGTTCAACCTCGTGATGGGCCGCGGCAGCGTCATCGGAGACCCCTTGGTCAACCACCCCGGCATCAACGCCATCAGCTTCACCGGCTCGCAGGGCGTGGGCAATCGCATTGCCCAGCAATGCGCCGCCAACCTCAAGAAGGTGCAGCTGGAGATGGGGGGCAAGAACCCGCAGGTCATCCTGGACGACGCTGACCTGGCGCAGGCGGTCGAGCTCAGCGTGCAAAGCGCGTTCTTCTCGACCGGCCAGCGCTGCACGGCAGCGAGCCGGCTCATCGTCACCGACGGCATTTACCCCAAGTTCCTTGGAGCCATGAAACAACGCATGGCGGGCCTCAAGATCGGTGACGCCCTGGGCGCCGGCATCGACATTGGACCGGTGTCTTCCCGAGCCCAACTAGAGCAAGACCTGAGCTACGTGGAGATCGGCAAGGCCGAAGGCGGCTTGCTGGTGGCCGGTGGCGAACGCCTGAAGCTCAGCGCCGAGGGCTTCTACCTGGCGCCTGCGCTTCTGACCGACACCACGGCGGCCATGCGCATCAACCGGGAGGAAGTGTTCGGCCCGGTGGCCAGCATCATCCGGGTCAAGGGTTACGAGGAAGCACTGCGAGAGGCCAACAACACACCCTATGGCCTCTCAAGCGGCATTGCCACCACCTCGCTCAAATACGCGAGCCACTTCAAGCGCCACAGCCAGGCCGGCATGGTGATGGTGAACCTGCCGACCGCCGGTGTCGACTACCACGTGCCCTTTGGCGGCCGCAAGGGCTCGAGCTACGGCTCGCGTGAGCAGGGCCGTTATGCGCAGGAGTTCTTCACTACGGTGAGAACAACCTATATTTCCTGCTAA
- a CDS encoding dihydrodipicolinate synthase family protein, whose amino-acid sequence MSPLPQARFQGVFPVVPTTFTETGELDLASQRRCVDFMIDAGSNGLCLLANFSEQFLLSDDERDVLTRTMLEHVAGRVPVIVTTTHFSTQVCAQRSRRAEDLGAAMVMVMPPYHGATFRVSEERIYEFYAGLSDAIDIPIMIQDAPASGTVLSAAFLARMATEIKQVAYFKIETAGAASKLRELIRLGGAAIEGPWDGEEAITLLPDLDAGATGAMTGGAYPDGIRLIVDAYCAGRREEAIAHYQQWLPLINYENRQGGILSAKALMKEGGVIACEAPRHPWPSMHPAVRAGLIETAQRLNPMVLRWGK is encoded by the coding sequence ATGAGCCCTTTACCCCAAGCCCGCTTCCAGGGCGTCTTTCCCGTGGTGCCCACCACATTCACTGAAACCGGCGAACTTGACCTTGCCAGCCAAAGACGTTGCGTCGATTTCATGATCGATGCCGGCTCCAACGGCCTGTGCCTGCTGGCCAACTTCTCGGAGCAGTTTTTGCTCTCGGATGACGAGCGAGACGTGCTGACCCGAACCATGCTGGAGCATGTGGCCGGTCGGGTGCCGGTGATTGTGACCACCACCCACTTCAGCACCCAGGTCTGCGCTCAGCGCAGCCGGCGCGCCGAGGATTTGGGCGCTGCCATGGTGATGGTGATGCCGCCCTACCACGGCGCCACCTTTCGCGTCTCCGAAGAGAGAATTTACGAGTTTTATGCCGGGCTGTCGGATGCGATTGACATTCCCATCATGATCCAGGACGCGCCCGCCAGTGGCACTGTTCTGTCGGCCGCCTTTCTGGCCCGCATGGCCACGGAGATCAAGCAGGTGGCCTATTTCAAGATCGAAACCGCCGGTGCCGCCTCCAAGCTGCGCGAACTGATCCGCCTGGGCGGGGCTGCCATCGAGGGCCCATGGGATGGCGAAGAAGCCATCACCCTGCTACCCGATCTGGACGCGGGCGCGACCGGGGCGATGACCGGCGGCGCTTACCCCGACGGCATTCGCCTGATTGTGGACGCCTATTGCGCCGGTCGGCGTGAAGAAGCCATCGCCCATTACCAGCAATGGCTGCCCCTGATCAACTATGAAAACCGCCAGGGCGGCATCCTGAGCGCCAAGGCGCTGATGAAGGAAGGCGGCGTCATTGCCTGCGAAGCACCGCGCCATCCCTGGCCCTCCATGCACCCCGCGGTTCGCGCGGGCCTGATCGAGACCGCACAGCGCCTGAATCCGATGGTGCTGCGCTGGGGCAAATAA
- a CDS encoding UxaA family hydrolase — MNAPAAIRLHINDDVVIARNQLISGTLIAQESVTVQGLIPAGHKMATRNIAEGEAVRRYGQIIGFASRPIMAGQHVHVHNLSIGDFNRDYAYGKESVDTVPATEAAFFQGIVRGDGRVATRNYIGILTSVNCSATVARAIADHFRRDIHPEALAAYPNVDGVVALTHGVGCAIDPQGEGLAVLQRTLGGYACHANFASVLIIGLGCETNQISDLLATQGLKENVRLHTFTIQDTGGTVKTIQHGIDRIQEMLPAANAVQRQTVSASHLVVGLQCGGSDGYSGISANPVLGAAVDLLVRQGGTAILSETPEIYGAEHLLTRRAVTPAVGEKLVQRIRWWEDHCKRNGASMDNNPSSGNKAGGLTTVLEKSLGGIAKGGSTNLVEVYEYAQPVRAQGLVFMDTPGYDPISATGQVAGGANLICFTTGRGSAYGCAPTPSLKLATNTALWQRQADDMDINCGDVLDGSATIAELGQRFFQMMLETASGRQSRSELHGYGQNEFVPWQLSVIT, encoded by the coding sequence ATGAACGCACCAGCAGCCATTCGATTGCACATCAATGACGATGTGGTGATTGCGCGCAATCAACTGATTTCGGGAACATTGATTGCTCAGGAATCTGTCACTGTCCAAGGGCTCATTCCGGCCGGTCACAAAATGGCTACCCGGAATATTGCAGAGGGCGAAGCGGTGCGACGCTATGGACAAATCATTGGATTTGCCAGTCGCCCCATTATGGCCGGGCAGCATGTGCATGTACACAATCTATCCATTGGTGACTTCAACCGAGACTACGCTTACGGCAAGGAATCAGTGGACACCGTGCCAGCAACCGAAGCGGCATTCTTCCAGGGCATTGTGCGGGGCGATGGCCGCGTTGCCACCCGCAACTACATCGGCATTCTGACCTCGGTGAACTGCTCGGCCACTGTAGCCCGTGCTATTGCAGACCACTTTCGGCGCGACATCCATCCCGAGGCCCTGGCTGCCTATCCGAACGTGGACGGCGTGGTCGCACTCACACACGGCGTAGGTTGCGCGATTGATCCGCAAGGGGAAGGGCTGGCCGTATTGCAGCGCACATTGGGGGGGTACGCCTGCCATGCCAACTTTGCAAGCGTGCTTATTATCGGCTTGGGATGTGAGACCAACCAGATCTCCGACTTGCTGGCTACCCAGGGTCTCAAGGAAAACGTGAGGCTACATACCTTCACCATTCAGGACACAGGCGGCACGGTCAAAACCATTCAACACGGCATTGACCGCATCCAAGAAATGCTGCCGGCTGCGAATGCGGTGCAGCGCCAGACAGTCTCAGCCAGTCATCTTGTGGTCGGCCTGCAATGCGGTGGATCCGATGGCTATTCCGGCATTTCAGCCAATCCGGTGCTGGGGGCTGCGGTGGACCTGCTGGTGCGCCAGGGCGGCACGGCCATTCTTTCCGAGACTCCGGAGATATATGGCGCCGAGCATTTGTTAACACGCCGAGCAGTGACCCCGGCTGTGGGTGAGAAGCTGGTGCAGCGTATTCGCTGGTGGGAAGACCACTGTAAACGCAATGGTGCGTCTATGGACAACAACCCCTCTTCGGGCAACAAGGCCGGCGGGTTGACCACTGTGTTGGAAAAATCGCTCGGTGGCATTGCCAAGGGCGGATCCACCAACCTGGTAGAGGTGTATGAATACGCCCAGCCAGTGCGCGCCCAGGGCCTGGTGTTTATGGACACGCCGGGCTATGACCCGATCTCTGCGACCGGCCAGGTGGCAGGAGGTGCCAACCTCATCTGCTTTACCACCGGCCGCGGCTCGGCGTATGGCTGCGCGCCCACGCCGTCACTGAAGTTGGCCACCAACACTGCTCTATGGCAGCGCCAGGCCGATGATATGGATATTAACTGTGGCGATGTGCTTGACGGCAGCGCCACGATTGCCGAATTGGGACAGCGCTTCTTCCAGATGATGCTGGAAACCGCATCCGGAAGGCAGTCGCGCAGCGAATTGCACGGTTATGGCCAAAACGAATTCGTTCCCTGGCAGTTAAGCGTCATCACCTAA